In Pseudoalteromonas carrageenovora IAM 12662, the following proteins share a genomic window:
- a CDS encoding histone deacetylase family protein yields the protein MRLNPHLPLVYHSNYSFNFDPKHRFVMSKFAQLYKHVAELGLIGPNLIAPTLGTPEPLELVHCENYIQDLWHNRLDEKAMRRIGLPWSQPLMNRTFTAPQGTLRTARLALEHGLACHLAGGTHHAHSDFGSGFCMVNDLAFTAQTLIQSGEVTNVLIFDLDVHQGDGTAAMLAHQPYAYTCSIHCEKNFPFRKSPSDLDIGLANNMQDTEYLGIVDDTLQFLLKELNPDLVLYDAGVDIWQDDGLGKLDITWEGIKKRDHLVFKRCLEHNIPVASVIGGGYDRNHERLAQRHGIVIEQAARF from the coding sequence ATGCGCTTAAATCCACATTTACCTTTGGTATATCATTCTAATTACTCATTTAACTTTGATCCTAAACATCGTTTTGTTATGAGTAAATTTGCGCAATTATACAAACACGTAGCAGAGCTAGGCTTAATTGGCCCTAACCTAATAGCGCCTACACTTGGCACCCCAGAGCCACTAGAACTTGTACACTGCGAAAACTACATTCAGGATTTATGGCATAATCGCCTAGACGAAAAAGCCATGCGCCGCATTGGCTTACCTTGGTCGCAACCGCTAATGAACCGTACATTCACTGCTCCCCAAGGTACATTACGCACTGCTCGCTTAGCATTAGAGCATGGTTTGGCGTGCCATTTAGCTGGGGGCACTCACCATGCGCATAGCGATTTTGGCTCAGGTTTTTGTATGGTTAACGACTTAGCCTTTACCGCACAAACGTTAATACAAAGCGGTGAAGTGACCAACGTGCTCATTTTTGATTTAGACGTACACCAAGGCGATGGCACAGCTGCAATGCTTGCGCATCAGCCCTATGCGTATACCTGCTCTATACACTGCGAAAAAAACTTCCCGTTTAGAAAATCCCCTAGTGATTTAGACATTGGCCTTGCTAATAATATGCAAGACACTGAATACTTAGGCATTGTGGACGACACCCTACAGTTTTTATTAAAAGAGCTAAACCCCGATTTAGTGCTTTACGATGCAGGTGTAGATATTTGGCAAGACGACGGCTTAGGTAAACTAGATATAACGTGGGAGGGTATTAAAAAGCGTGACCATTTAGTATTTAAGCGCTGCCTTGAACACAACATCCCCGTAGCCAGTGTTATTGGCGGTGGTTACGACAGGAACCACGAACGTTTAGCACAGCGCCACGGTATTGTTATTGAACAAGCAGCCCGTTTTTAG
- a CDS encoding AraC family transcriptional regulator has product MQQYISLDDKYLSAEGIITALVELAQGRGIPLHKLLRGTGIFEQDLYDLSQCFSLSLLLALICQFKTLMKSNDSGFLLGHQLVNDVSPTMQSVRLSPTLGAALKQLQQIRATLAPLFFTRGHIFQEDFYLYLQPSIGMDESLKSYCFEIYSAAFISLLKRVSSHYPHCYFDFTCKRPRHIQEYEQHLGLRVRFEQPYTRWHFDKQLLKCANSESSALRWQQSIAQSELHKNVSQSFVEAVCQRIYRDKNNSLANSAEYFAMSPATFKRKLKQHGVSYSQLQDEQNKLKALHLLGVRQQGNEQVAERLAFYDIPNFRRAFKRWTGITPSQLKI; this is encoded by the coding sequence GTGCAGCAGTATATTAGCTTAGATGATAAATATCTAAGCGCCGAGGGGATTATCACTGCGCTGGTGGAGCTTGCTCAAGGGCGAGGGATCCCCTTGCATAAGTTACTGCGTGGTACGGGTATTTTTGAGCAAGACTTATATGATTTATCACAGTGCTTTAGTTTGTCGCTGCTATTAGCATTAATTTGTCAGTTTAAAACCTTAATGAAAAGTAACGACAGTGGTTTTTTACTTGGTCATCAATTGGTTAATGATGTTAGCCCTACAATGCAAAGTGTTCGCTTAAGCCCGACGCTTGGTGCTGCGTTAAAACAATTGCAACAAATTCGCGCCACGTTAGCCCCTTTATTTTTTACTCGTGGGCATATATTTCAAGAAGATTTTTATCTGTACTTGCAGCCAAGTATCGGTATGGATGAATCGTTAAAGAGTTATTGTTTTGAAATATACAGTGCAGCGTTTATTAGTTTACTAAAAAGGGTCAGTAGTCACTATCCGCACTGTTATTTTGACTTTACCTGTAAACGCCCACGGCATATTCAAGAGTATGAACAGCATTTAGGTTTACGGGTACGGTTTGAGCAACCCTATACTCGTTGGCACTTTGATAAACAACTGCTTAAGTGTGCAAATTCAGAGTCGAGTGCATTGCGGTGGCAGCAATCTATTGCACAAAGTGAGTTACATAAGAATGTATCGCAGTCTTTTGTTGAAGCTGTTTGCCAACGTATTTATCGGGATAAAAATAATAGCCTTGCTAATAGCGCAGAGTATTTTGCAATGAGCCCAGCTACGTTCAAACGTAAATTAAAACAACATGGTGTGAGTTATTCGCAATTACAAGATGAGCAAAATAAACTTAAAGCACTGCATTTACTTGGTGTACGCCAGCAAGGCAATGAACAAGTCGCAGAGCGTTTAGCATTTTATGATATTCCTAATTTTCGCCGCGCTTTTAAGCGCTGGACCGGCATTACACCGAGTCAGTTAAAAATATAA
- a CDS encoding PilZ domain-containing protein translates to MQNRRQFSRVLFSTTALLEFDNHKYPCKLLDVSLHGALITKCDAFNGTKNSEATLRFTLEQSDIEIKMDVVMCHIEEDHIGLKCHYIDIDSITYLKRLVELNLADDELLHRELALLIHEPQ, encoded by the coding sequence ATGCAAAATCGTCGTCAGTTTTCTCGTGTGTTGTTTTCAACCACTGCACTACTTGAGTTTGATAACCATAAATACCCGTGTAAGTTGCTTGATGTTTCGCTTCATGGTGCACTAATTACAAAGTGCGATGCCTTTAACGGCACTAAAAATAGTGAAGCAACGCTACGTTTTACCCTTGAACAAAGCGATATAGAAATAAAAATGGACGTAGTAATGTGCCATATAGAAGAGGATCATATTGGCTTAAAGTGTCATTATATTGATATAGATAGCATCACTTATTTAAAGCGCTTAGTAGAGCTAAATTTAGCTGATGACGAGCTACTACATCGTGAACTTGCATTACTTATTCATGAGCCACAATAG
- the ettA gene encoding energy-dependent translational throttle protein EttA produces MVLPDKFIFSMSRVSKVVPPKRTILKDISLHFFPGAKIGVLGLNGSGKSSLLRIMAGVDEEFEGEARPQPGTKIGYLPQEPVLDESKTVREIVEEAVGEVKHALNRLDEVYNEYAMEDADFDALAKEQGELEAIIQAHDGHNIDNVLERAADALRLPEWDAKIEHLSGGERRRVAICRLLLEKPDMLILDEPTNHLDAESVAWLERFLHDYEGTVVAVTHDRYFLDNVAGWILELDRGEGIPWEGNYSSWLEQKDARLQQEQKSEKARQKSIAQELEWVRSNPKGRQAKSKARMAQFSELQQSDYQKRNETNELFIPPGPRLGDQVLEVSNIRKSFGDRVLIDDLSFSMPKGAIVGIIGANGAGKSTLFKMLSGEEQPDSGNISIGETVELATVDQFRGNMDESKTVFEEISDGQDVLKIGNFEFPSRAYVSRFNFKGNDQQKFVKDLSGGERNRLHLAKLLKAGGNVVLLDEPTNDLDVETLRALENAILEFPGCVMCISHDRWFLDRIATHILDYRDEGQINFFDGNYTEYEEWLKKTLGAEAAQPKRIKYKKIG; encoded by the coding sequence ATGGTTTTACCTGATAAGTTTATTTTCTCGATGAGTCGAGTATCTAAAGTTGTGCCACCTAAGCGCACAATTTTAAAAGATATTTCGTTGCACTTTTTCCCGGGTGCTAAAATTGGTGTGCTTGGTTTAAATGGCTCTGGTAAATCGTCATTACTACGTATTATGGCGGGTGTTGATGAAGAGTTTGAAGGTGAAGCCCGCCCTCAACCAGGTACTAAAATTGGTTACTTACCGCAAGAACCAGTGCTGGACGAAAGCAAAACAGTTCGCGAAATTGTTGAAGAAGCCGTTGGCGAAGTTAAGCACGCCCTTAACCGCCTTGACGAAGTGTACAACGAGTACGCAATGGAAGACGCTGACTTTGACGCACTTGCTAAAGAACAAGGTGAGCTTGAAGCAATCATTCAAGCGCACGATGGCCACAACATCGATAACGTTTTAGAGCGCGCTGCTGATGCACTTCGCCTACCAGAATGGGATGCTAAAATTGAGCACCTTTCAGGTGGTGAGCGTCGCCGTGTTGCTATTTGTCGTTTATTACTTGAAAAGCCAGATATGCTTATTCTCGATGAGCCTACTAACCACTTAGATGCTGAGTCGGTTGCATGGCTTGAGCGCTTCTTACATGATTACGAAGGCACTGTTGTGGCAGTAACGCATGACCGTTACTTCCTTGATAATGTAGCTGGCTGGATATTAGAGCTTGACCGTGGTGAAGGTATTCCGTGGGAAGGTAACTACTCTTCTTGGCTTGAACAAAAAGATGCACGTTTACAACAAGAGCAAAAATCTGAAAAAGCACGCCAAAAATCAATTGCTCAAGAACTTGAGTGGGTACGCTCAAATCCTAAAGGTCGCCAAGCTAAGTCTAAAGCACGCATGGCGCAGTTTAGCGAGCTACAACAATCAGATTACCAAAAACGCAACGAAACTAACGAGTTGTTTATTCCACCTGGTCCGCGTTTAGGCGACCAAGTGCTTGAAGTTAGCAATATTCGTAAAAGCTTTGGCGATCGCGTACTCATTGACGATTTAAGCTTTAGCATGCCAAAAGGCGCTATTGTGGGTATTATTGGTGCCAATGGTGCGGGTAAATCTACACTATTTAAAATGCTAAGCGGTGAAGAGCAGCCAGACAGCGGTAATATTAGCATTGGTGAAACTGTAGAATTAGCAACGGTTGATCAGTTCCGTGGCAACATGGACGAAAGCAAAACAGTATTTGAAGAAATATCTGATGGTCAAGATGTGCTAAAAATTGGTAACTTTGAGTTCCCAAGCCGTGCATACGTTAGCCGTTTTAACTTTAAAGGTAACGACCAGCAAAAGTTTGTAAAAGACTTATCGGGTGGTGAGCGTAACCGTTTACACCTTGCTAAACTTTTAAAAGCTGGTGGTAACGTGGTGCTACTGGATGAGCCAACCAATGACCTAGACGTTGAAACACTACGCGCGCTTGAGAACGCTATTTTAGAGTTCCCAGGCTGTGTAATGTGTATATCACATGACCGTTGGTTCCTTGACCGTATTGCAACGCATATTTTAGATTACCGCGACGAAGGCCAAATTAATTTCTTCGATGGTAACTACACTGAATACGAAGAGTGGCTTAAAAAGACCCTAGGCGCAGAAGCTGCACAACCTAAGCGTATTAAGTACAAAAAAATTGGTTAA